The sequence below is a genomic window from Eleginops maclovinus isolate JMC-PN-2008 ecotype Puerto Natales chromosome 20, JC_Emac_rtc_rv5, whole genome shotgun sequence.
aGTGGCTCCATGGACCATCAGCATCTCTTCCACCATGCAGCGTCTTgtcatctgtctgctctctccctctatgtgcATCGTTgcgtattgttgtattgttaatattaatatatgttcaTGGTTGGTGCTGCGCTGCCGCACCTATCGCGTGTGTTCGGCTATAGGCTAAAGCCCATgacatgtgaaatgtagcctatgtatttttagttattttaaattgacttagACTAATTAAACAGTCAAACGTTACATTGGTGGTccgtggattatttattatcaagttGATTGAAGTTTGCGTAGCCCATATGCTcggtaaatctgtttctgtttcatgtaaatgtagaccTTTGGCACCCCGTGTGCAAcggattttctatttaataggcctatgtcacagatcagaatccccccccccctcaaaaaaaaaaaaaaaaaaaaaaaaatccagctcCCCCGGACACCGTGGTATAGTTCGCACACTGCTCcagggagggaaacatgtctgaatcaaGGAGGTTGTGCACAGTCAACATATCTTTGGGTGAACATCCAGCCTCTGTTTTCCGGGCAAGAAAGTTTCTGGccaccagaacctcctctgttttcaggtcagtgctgtagtgttttgcaagttcattcaagtgtgattcactcaagaagttctcagatttcGGACTGCATGCCTGGATGCCTTTTAGTAGCCCTGCATCTACTCTGCAAAATCTTTGCTCAAGCAGGGAGCATTTCGTTCATTAATTACATGGGACTTTCTGTTGTTAGCTGGGGGGCTGGAGCTAAGTTATTGTCACCAACAGCAGTGATCAATACTTACTCCCTTGAAAAAATGTCGTATATCCATTCATGTTCACGTTCTTCTCCTAATGCTGCTCCGCTCCTGGTACATGCTGCGGGTACCCAGATGCAGAGACTGAGTGCAACCTAGGTTGCAGTGAAAACGTGGACTGGATTTCAGTGATGTGGGCGTGCTCTATGAACAAGTGGAATGGATTGGATAACGACGCACTGACcctgactctctacctttcACTATAGGGAAACTAAGATTTATGACCATATTTAAGTGAATAATGACTGGTTGTATGATTATTTGTGTGAACTCATATTCTGGCCAcattatattgaatttgtcggcatttaaaaaaaaaaaaacataaataaaaaaagaaatgaacataAAATTATTTAGGGGGGCTTAAGAATATTttagattatattttaaaataggcCTAATGACGCCACTGGTGATGAGTATTATAGATGAACTGATCGCAACTGGGCTTTCAACTAAAGACACAGCCACGTAAAACATGTGGCATGTGTACGCTCCTTCTGCGTACTGCAATTGCCAGAGCGGAAACCAGCACTTCAGGACCACACTACATCCCTGAGTACCAGTGATCGGTCTATTATTCTTCTAATTCATAGGGACCAATGTCATTAATTCAGTCAATTAAGAATAAGTGCGCTCCTCTGCCTCAGCGAAGGGGCTTCTCTTTGTAAGTGCCTTTGTCTTTCGTGTGAACTCAATTTTTTTCGGATGCTAAATAGCTGACAGATTTCTGTGGATGGCTGCACCGCGCCAGAATGCACCATGATTCGGTAAGCAAACCTCCTCCAGATGGCTCTGCACTCCATCAGCGTTTGACAtggaagcttttattttgaagttaacAGGAAACTGGGGTGTCACTGGTGACTTATATATAAGCTGGCGGTTCTCATTGaagcagtttgtgtgtgagagtgagagcaggaggaccaggagcagcagcagctctacaCCGTCACTGAGGAGACTGATGAACATGATGCAGCACTGAGGACAGCGCTCTCACCCCCCCTGCACATCTAGTCaacattagttttatttttcagatttttcctGTGTGATGGCCATCATGTCACCTGTTGATATGGGAGTTTGGATTCTTATCCTGGTGACAGCATCTTTGGCAAACGGTGAGTAGACCAGTGGTGTTAGGCACTTTGTGTGAGGCTTCAGAACACATGCTGTTCACACCAACATTGAAGTCACTCAGATattacaaacaacaacaaaaaagtagaTTAAAGTTGTGGATATATTTTAGGTGCGATCACTGAGTCTATGTAAATATAAAGACACATGGTCTCCTGAGTAACAAGAGCCAAAAGTGATGTGCTCGTTTTTATTACCaagtgtaaacctacttggtaataaaaccaattctgattctgattacaGCAGAGAAGTCATTCACAGTGATGTGTAGAAGCCTCACGGTGGCACTGTTTGCTATGTTTACTGTTGACATGAATCCATTATCAAATCATTAATTGTCAGTTGATCAGGCAACCAATCAGATCATCATTCTGCTTGTTGCTGAGATCACAGCCAGTGATGATATTACAGTCACCAGCGCTGGATTAACACCAGTAATAAAAGATTTGAAGTTCAGTCACATAATTTGAGGCCAAATATAAGAGAGGAAGTGTCTGATCCAGCAGGTTCCCCATGGAGTGCAGCTCGGAGCCAGAggaaggaggtggaggggaaGCCCCATGAAGTGGAGCCCTGCTCTACCTGTGGACTCCAGGGGCCCACCGGACGTTTCAAGAGATGCACATGTTACACTTACAAAGACAAGGAGTGTGTGTATTACTGCCACCTGGACATCATCTGGATCAACTCACCAGAGTATGTCCTCTTCACTTATTTCATCTGGAATAGCACTGTTCTGTCCTTTTGATGCTTCTCTAAGACGAAGAATCATCAAACCATGCTTCACTGTTACTCATCTACAGCCTCCTGGCTTCAGTATCTTATTATATGAACTTTTGGAGAGCTATCAACACATTCAAACTGGTATATGGCAGGAGGCACACATATAAATTGTGGATATGTGTTGAAAGATGCCAGCTAATTTCAGGTTTAGTGCTAGACAGTTTTAAAATAcgtaaaatgtcaaaaagtttCAGTTGCAAAGGGTTTCCCTCAGATACGCTATAGGGCTTTGGGCTGATTGCTGCTGCTCCCCCATGAAGCCAAGAGTTCCCTTCTCGTCTTCAGGCACACTGTCCCATACGGCATGTCCAGTTACCAGGCGCCCCAACGTGAGCGCCGCTCTGCTGGGACTGAGCGGGGGGACAGGGCGGCCCATCGCTGTGTCTGCACACGGCACACTGACTCTGACTGCAGCAGCTTTTGCATGAGCAGGTAACCAACACAGGACATGTAGGtcatacataacaaaataatgttctttttaGAAGGTGCAGTGATCACGTGTTGTACCATAGctactgaaaacacacacatctaatTATCCTAAAGGTGACCatcaaaaccaaaccaaacattTATTACACTCTAACTCATTAATATTTACCGACTGGAAACCTTAGCAACCATGGTCATCCCCATGCTTGACATGCATTGACACTACATTGTCCCTTTAATGCCATTCTGATGGGGATAATGTATGGGAACATGCTTTTTGTAATAGGTAAGACTTGAAAAAAATCCTTTAATTTGAATGTGTTAAGCTCAGAATTATATAATAAAGTTATAATTTGTTCAGCTATGATTTAAACAAGGCCTAAGGGCTAAATGTAAAGGTAATCTAAGGTGTTAATCTTTAGGAAATGAAAAGTGTCTCTGTGTACTTTTGGCCAGCAGGCGGAGGAGGCCCCCCAGAGTGGTGTCTGGAGTTGACCGGAGGACAGCAGCGCTTCACAGGAGGCCTGCGATCAGATGAACGtctcagtgacatcatcacgACCTGTCCTGCAAGGGTGGTGGAGGAGATGCACAAACTGCACATTTCTCCTGAGGGTTCTTCTAACATCTTGTCACAAAGCAGGGTGGTCCAACATGAGAGACTTTGGTGAAGCTCACATGTCCAGGATTTGTGATGTGGAGGCCACATCATTTTCAGATATCAGCAGGGGATGTGGTcttacagcccccccccccaccccccacaggAACTTCATTTGTCATAGCCAGTAACTCCGCTTTATGTTTAAAAATTCAGAAATGGTCACAGTCACGGAAACAACCCGTATATTTGACATTAGGATGCACCTAAAGAGGGGAGTTATTTCAGCAGTAATTGTTGAAAGCATTTGCGTGAACTACTTTGCACTTGGAACCTGTGTTTAGCTGTATCCAAGGATtgtgaattaaaaatgaaagaaataaaggcaatacatacagtaattaTATAATGCAGTTTGAATGTGTATAAAAGACGTTGTATATAGAAGTATACTGTAGATGTGATCACAAGAATGATGTGAAGAATGAGAGCTAGAACTTTGTGGCAGTAGATCGAGATCATTATGTATGTGTAGTGTTCATAAATTGTATCTGCTTATGGATATATGTATCAAATACCCGAGGATCAACTGTTTATTGAAGCTACACTGTATCACGCTATTTTTAAGTTGATGCCTCAGTCAGAGATCAGACATGAGGACCAACACTGTTTTGATTTTGCATTTTGACAAAAGTACAACTTTcagtaaatgtagttttataaagtagtttgatttattttcaaatgttcaacTTTAATCTTGAAATGTCAAGTTTATTCTGATAAAGCAAGAAtacaaaaaagtcattttttgtttgtttgttattctgTCATTTTGTCCTGCAATGGCTGGcgcaaaaacaaacatactatatatatatatatatatatatatatatagtatgttTGTGCAATGATGATTGCAATGcacaaataaattatattttatacacatacattattttaaaatggcaaTAGACCATAATTTCATTTGTTATGAGCttattaatcataataatatgGTTAGGGAAAAGAACAAGTTGATGTTATTTAGGAAACCAAACTAATACGGAAATATGTGCCCCGGATTTTGATAGGATTTGGCTGTTTATATTTTTGCTCACCACTGAAAGGTCTTTTTTTCCATCTCCTGATAGAGCCTGCATATTATGCTTTAGTGGAAGTTCTCCTCATGCTGTGTTGATGTAAGGAAAGTAAAACTACAAATAGTTAGAGAGAGGTCATCTCAGAGTTCAAAAAAGTCAACGTGTAGTTTCGTAGTCTTTATGGTTCTCAAAATCACCAAAGATTACATTACATGTGactgaataaatacaatgttttccCAATCAAAAAATGGGAAGACTTGAGGAACAAGGGTAGCAAAACCAGGAGGGCACACTAGAAATCCAGAATCAGACCGAGAGTAAGCCAGGAATTACGACAAGCACAACAGGGAGACTTTTCTAGAGAGTGGAAGTGGGTGGAAGAATGCTCTGAACCTCatgagtttttttaaaaattgtattgcataaactactgacaacatttctctgtgttggaattcaaaagacactggaatggttgccatacatgtagagattgagatttaagaagaatttgaagtggtctcttaatttt
It includes:
- the LOC134883409 gene encoding endothelin-3 isoform X1, whose product is MAIMSPVDMGVWILILVTASLANAGSPWSAARSQRKEVEGKPHEVEPCSTCGLQGPTGRFKRCTCYTYKDKECVYYCHLDIIWINSPEHTVPYGMSSYQAPQRERRSAGTERGDRAAHRCVCTRHTDSDCSSFCMSSRRRRPPRVVSGVDRRTAALHRRPAIR
- the LOC134883409 gene encoding endothelin-3 isoform X3 → MAIMSPVDMGVWILILVTASLANAGSPWSAARSQRKEVEGKPHEVEPCSTCGLQGPTGRFKRCTCYTYKDKECVYYCHLDIIWINSPEHTVPYGMSSYQAPQRERRSAGTERGDRAAHRCVCTRHTDSDCSSFCMSRRRRPPRVVSGVDRRTAALHRRPAIR
- the LOC134883409 gene encoding endothelin-3 isoform X2, which translates into the protein MAIMSPVDMGVWILILVTASLANGSPWSAARSQRKEVEGKPHEVEPCSTCGLQGPTGRFKRCTCYTYKDKECVYYCHLDIIWINSPEHTVPYGMSSYQAPQRERRSAGTERGDRAAHRCVCTRHTDSDCSSFCMSSRRRRPPRVVSGVDRRTAALHRRPAIR